Within the Drosophila miranda strain MSH22 chromosome Y unlocalized genomic scaffold, D.miranda_PacBio2.1 Contig_Y2_pilon, whole genome shotgun sequence genome, the region gccactttcggtggaggggctgcactcttgggcccgcgttgccgcttgctcgccggagtgtctttaatggcactctcagtcgagcgttgcctcttggtggccatcatctcctccaccttattggcatattcgccattcgacgccctcatctgtggcatctgggcgtaatgtagtcggccctcctctactcgctgctcggcccaggctagcttgaccttctcctcctgggagatgtctaCTTTACCTTGCAACCGGCTTTTGATattgagggccgctttgtattgtgctttggccttcatcccctccttggaacgcttcggcccttccctacgcagggagctggtgcctggttccggtgagcggagaaggctctcttcctccgtcctgctcatagagagcacgctctccagatccgtgtctgtgtcgactacggcatctgtgcggctcaacttgcaggctgcggagtgagttgtttttgttgttgttgttgtggcagtagctttacaactgacttggcctgctcccgccaagtctgaggtgtgaccgctggcgacacgcagagaggattgctcctccccgtgcccgccggtggtagcagtcacgcttcccaccgacgtttgggttgacatcccaacccgtgctttctccttcttcgcctccatatttggcccgagggtccatactggttaatatttttcggggggaccacccctAGCGTTTAGGCctgaccgccaggcacctctagccatggccctggttcggttccccgactttgaatcgggaagacgccggaccatagccttagctagacactgcattaccccggacagagcaagcgacagtgcattacccttgtcccgggtaatgcagtgtccattgcccagccggcaccctcgtggagggttcagctagaggattttcgcctaacctaacctattgATTGATTCGTTTGGATTTGAAATCCAATCTCTAACTGGCAACTTTTCGTCGATGGGCAGCTCTTTTTGCATACGCATGGAAAAGCCAATCCCAATCAATGAAAAGCTAGTGAAAAATCAGAAAACAGAAGCCGCAACAAGGTGGGGAACACAGAGGGGAACAGAGGGGGAAACGGACTGAAAACACAGCGAATTCCTGAGCCCGAACGCTTGAGCAATTTGCAAGCATGCtgaaaatgaaattcaatTGCGAAATTAAGTTTCATTGGATTTAATTGTTGCAATGATCGGATCGATCAACCGTACAAGCCAGGTACAAATCAGCTCAAATCAGACGCGTCTAATCAACCGCCGGAGCGTGAAATCCGATGAAAtgattctctctctctctgtcgttCAATGCCGTTGGGATCTCATTTCACTCTTGAATGTATTGTTCTATCAAAGAGTGTGGTCCCGTCCGGATGCTGTCCGTTCGCGATAAATGACTGAGGGAATATCTACGAGGTCTTATCGACTGTGGGTCAATGAATTCTTGCCACACCATTCATAGGTCGTCTCTCCACTTGACCGTTTCCTGCACGTCCGTAGCTGATAAGGTCGAAAAAGGGAAAGTGAATGAATCTTTTATGAAGAAAGTAAATCAgagtttggttttgttttgggGGAATTTGGAATCCAATTAGTCTTCGAAAGTGTTTTGTATGACAAGAAATTTCAGGGAAATTTCCATCCTGAGGATGGATCGTCTCCAACTTCCTTCTGTGCATCCGTTTGGCGCTCCAGTATTCACATAGTACTAGATATACACCCATCTGATATCTTTCCGACTGAACATAATGACTTTGTCCCAAATGGAAAagaaggcaaaaaaaaaacagatgATACTCGTACATGTCCGCTAATAGCGTACAAATTATAAAAGAAAAGCATCAAAAAGATTGGCCAACATTAATGGCTAATCGTTTTAACCTTCTGCGGAGTATAAAAAGTGAAATGGCAAGCACTGGGTCTCCATCTGTCACTCCTCCCGGACCCAGAGCCGGAGCCGGTGCCGGACATGATCTTGTCGAAGAAGTTCGCGTTGGGAGTGCAAAAGATTAGAGCGGCCAGTAGAAGGTTTTTCGCTTTTCTTCATTTCTTTGCCCTAATGAAAGTTGGAGAGAGGAGACTGGAGTGGAGAGAGGAGGgaggagagagggagagagaatgAGAAGACGACAATTTTTCAACATTAACCCAAATAGAAGTAAAGCAGCCGAAACACAACAAAGCAAAGAGGCAAAAATAGAGGTCAAATGTGGGCCATTGTGTCGATTGAATATTTGATTTTATCCGTCCGAATCCGAGTTCGAAACCTTGTAATTATTCAGAAGAAAGAATGGTTAAAAGAAAAACACTCTCCCACTTCCACTCCCACGAGCCCTAGGTTGGCTAGGCTAGGTTCTTGGCTaggtttctgtttctgtttgccACCGTGAAGGTCTTTACAGGCTCGTCATCGTTCTGGTTTAGGCACTAGACGATTCTCAGATACACCCATACATACGTAACTACCGTCTATAGTACATATATAGCTTGTTGGCAGCATAACAATTTGTATGTGTGTCATTGTGGCAATTGATTTGAATCGCGTGCATGCAACCTGATAGACCATCGTGAGTGGTGTGAATATGGAATACTtgatatgtatttatgtatttttgtTTAGCGTTTTATGCCTTGTTACTGTTAGGTGGCTTGCGCCGCGAATGGCTAATGAGCTGGCCAAAACGGTTCGAAGTACAATTATACAATGAACACTTCTGAGGTGGTACCCCTACCTACGGAATACCTACTTAAAGGGTCATACGGTCTAAAGGGTCTGAATTTGTTGGGGAATATGTCATTAAATGTATATTCAAATCGCTATATCACAGCGATGCCTGTTTTAAAGATGTTTGTGAGTTTTCCTTTTTGAAAATGGCTCTGAATGCGAAATGCCTGCGAGTGAGTTGCGTAATCATTGCCATCGGCTGGATCATTGGGACCATATTTACCGCCTCGTACCTAGTTCAGGCGGGTCAGTTCGGGCCCCGCCCACACAGTGCGACGGCAGATTGATCAGTCCCTCGAATACCCACAGATACGGAGTACCCCATAGTTACTCTTACAATGGCCATGTCTGATTTTGTGACGACGGCTGGCTCGATTCTGGGACTAATTGGAGCCATCAAGGACATTCCATTGGCGTTGCTGCTTTGGCTATTGACGATCCTGATCTCCCGGTGCCTGGAACTTATATTGTTCATGATCTTCCATTTGGAAAAGAAATGTCTGTCCGCGTCGGTCTACATGGCGACCGATAGTGCGCTTTCATTAATACTCTTCATTTCGGCAATGCTATGTAAGCGACCATTGGGTCTCTAACTCTTGATATTAGCGATAGTTTTGTTGCAGGTGTGACGGCCATGTCGATATTTGTCATCTATGAATACTACGGCTATCTACGAAACAAGATTCGGTATAATGACGAATGATATGTGTGAAGTTTTGTGgactatatgtacatataatatAAGTATTCCTCTATCCCCACACCACCCTACTCTGGTTTGAACTCTTCCCTTGAATCGATTTATAAAATGGCAATCTTGCTGCACTTCATAGATGGACCCATgagatacatatatgtacatatgtatgtactttgTATTTCTGGAAGGAACTTTTTCCAAGCCAATTGTGTTTTCTGTGGCGCTTACCACTTTCCCTCTATTAACTCGGCTCAAATGAGCGAAATAAGCTCCCCTTGCCGTCGTCGCCGCCGCCTCCTGTGTTGTGATTAATGGTTGCGTTACCATTGGGATTTAGTGCGCGACTGACTTCGTCTTTGTCTAAGGTGGTGGTCGGTACCCATAGCCCAGCCCagcctcccctcccctccatCCAAGCAACTACCTGTAGCGGCATCTCTcatgctttttatacccgatactcaaaatgagaattggggtatattagatttgtggtaaaattggatgtgtgtaacgtccagaaggaatcgtttccgaccccataaagtatatatattcttgatcagcatcaatagccgagtcgattgagccctgtctgtccgtccgtctgtccgtctgtccgtccgtccgtctgtccgtctgtccgtccctattagcgcctagtgctcaaagactataagagctagagcaacgatgttttggatccagacttctgtgatatgtcgctgctacaaaaatatttcaaaacttcgccccgcccacttccgcccccacaaagaacgaaaatctgtggcatccacaattttaaagatatgagaaaaccaaaaacgcagaatcgtagagaatgaccatatctttaagactgcggaatctgaattggatcgtattattatagccagcatcaagaaaacaatttcattttttctcgccctgtctctctctaacacacacgtagcatagccggctttgcttagagtaaaacattagcgcctagatctcagagactataaaagctagagcaaccaaatttggtatccacactcctaatatatcggaccgagacgagtttgtttcaaaatttcgccacacccccttctgcccccgcaaaggacgaaaatctgaggatattcaaaaatctcagagactattaaggctagagtaaccaaatttggtatccgcactcctgttcgatcttactataaaacgtgtacctcaaaatttcgccccacccccttccgcccacacaaaggacgaaaatctgttgcatccacaatattgcagattcgagaaaactaaaaacgcagaatcatagataatgaccatatctatcagattgctgaatctggattaaatcagatcatttttatagccaataggaacaaatcaatttgaagtggctacgcagcgcccgacgtcacgctcagactgattttctgtctctctcgcacgcactctttgtcgtgtcgtttaatattagcggcgtctgccggaggagagccatactgacttagtatcgggtataaccgtagagttgcggtgtccgcagcaactcacaacgttccccctcgttcaaTTACGTTTTAGTGTTTGAATTTTGCGCCATAGTTTTAAATGCCGAAACCATAAAAGTGAGCATGTGTGCAGAAATAAAACTACAAAATAAAAGACTGTGCAGCTCTCGTTAGCAGCTACAACAACTCGGCCATTATGGTTAGGCGCATGGAGACGAGAAGAGGCCAACTGAAATTTGTTTCAAATTTTCGAAAACTCACTTTGCCATGGCGGAATGTATTAGTCACGCCACCTGCCGCAATCCACCCTGCCCACAGCCTACTGTACTGTTAGTACCATTACTAGGCAACCAGACTCAAAATACTATCTGTATTTGCTAGACCAAAGCCATAGACAATAATTATGCCAAGGGCCCAGATTAATTCAAGGTCGTATGCAGATGTTCTTTGAAAATAAAGTAATGGGAGCAATTGAAACAATTTTGAATACGAATTTATAgataacgaggtggaacgttgtgagttgctgcggacaccgcaactctacagttatacccgatactaagtcagtatggctctcctgcggcagacgccgctaatattgaaccacacgacaaagagtgcgtgcgagagagacagaaaatcagtctgagcgtgacgtcgggcgctgcgtagccactgcaaattgatttcttgcttttggctacaaaaatgattcgatctgatccagattcagcaatctgatagatatggtcattatctatgattctgcgtttttagttttctcgaatgtgcaatattgtggatgcaacagattttcgtcttttgtgggggcggaagggggtggggcgaaattctgagatatacgttatatagtgagatctaacagaagtgcggataccaaatttggttactctagccttaatagtctctgagatttgtggatgccccagattttcgtcctttgcgggggcggaagggggtgtggcgaaagttggacacgaaacggtcaaggtccgatatcacaggagtgtggataccaaatttggtttttctggctcttataggttctgagatccttgaactcatattttgcaattcacaaaaccgaccatgaaacctgtgtgttagagagagacagagcgagaaagaatgaaattgttttcttgattctggctataatcattatacgatctggttcagattttgcactgtagaagatatggtcatcctcaccgattctgcctttttggttttatcgtatctttaaaaatgtggatgccacagattttcgtcctttgtgggggcggaagtgggcggggcgaagttttgaaatatttttgtagcagtgacatatcatagaagtctggatccaaaacatcgttgctctagctcttatagtctttgagcactaggcgctgaaggggacggacggacggacggacggacggacggacggacggacggacggacggacggacagacggacagacagacaggtctcaatcgactcggctattgatgctgatcaagaatatatatactttatggggtcggaaacgattccttctggacgttacacacatccacttttaccacaaatctaatataccccaatactcattttgagtatcgggtataaaaagacacactACTACATCGAAATTATGTCATAGTTTTCGGGCAGTTTGGAATTGAGAGAATGGAACGACTGGACTAAAGCCAGTTTCGTGGAATAAGAAAAATGTCACAGGACACAGATGGAGAGTAAAAACCTATTACTATTACTAAATTACTATTTAAATTGTATCATTTAAAGATTCACATGAAGGAAATGAAAAATGTCACAGGACACAGATGGAGAGTAAATACCTATTACTATTACTAAATTACTATTTAAATTGTATCATTTAAAGATTCACATGAAGGAAATCGCCCATTGAACACACATTTCAAGAGACCCCATAGGAAGACGGAAAACACAGGAAAGGAACAAACAGCAAGGAGGGTAAGGAAAAAGAAGGAAGGCCGGAGAGAGGCAAGTGGAGAGACAGCTCCATTCTCCGGGTAATATGAGACATTGCTAAGGGCATAAAAATAATCAAAACCGTCAATGGATAAACGCTGGAGGGCAGGTCAAAAGGGAAGACAGACACATGGCTGTCCTCAGCAAACACTTGAGTCTTGTCTTGCAGGCAGCATATCGTTAATCGGGAAGCGGGGCTCTACTTGGAGTGAATATCCATCGCAACGAGGACAATATCAAATTTCATCCGGTCCAGGCTTACGGAACTCCACTCTGAAAAGACCATTCGATTGCGAGTACACATTGTGTATACCCCAGTGGAACC harbors:
- the LOC108159678 gene encoding uncharacterized protein LOC108159678; the protein is MALNAKCLRVSCVIIAIGWIIGTIFTASYLVQADTEYPIVTLTMAMSDFVTTAGSILGLIGAIKDIPLALLLWLLTILISRCLELILFMIFHLEKKCLSASVYMATDSALSLILFISAMLCVTAMSIFVIYEYYGYLRNKIRYNDE